In Armatimonadota bacterium, the sequence GCTAAGTGAGATTTATTATTTTATATTTGATATTGATTATTTGGGTGAGGGCGCAAGTAAATGCCGCTTATTGAAGTTATAGACCTGAAAAAAACATATAAGATAGGCAGCGTGGAAGTCCCTGCGCTTCGGGGCGTGTCGTTCAGCGTAGAGCCGGGCGAGTTCGTGGCAATCATGGGACCATCAGGCTCCGGCAAATCCACTCTGATGAACATAATCGGCTGCCTGGACAGGCCGACTTCAGGCACATATATGCTCGACGATACTGATGCAAGCAAGCTCAGTGACGCCCAGCGCGCCCATGTCAGAAACCGTAAGATTGGTTTTGTCTTCCAGAGCTTTAATCTGCTGCCGAAGATGTCCGCGCTCAAGAACACCATGCTGCCGATGATGTATTCGTCCGAGCCCAGAGACAGGAAATACGCCAGAATGGCTCTAGACTCTGTCGGATTGGCCGGGCGCATCCACCACACGCCAATGCAGCTTTCCGGCGGTGAGCAGCAGCGTGTCGCGATTGCTCGGGCGCTGGTAAACGACCCGCCGGTAATGTTCGGAGATGAGCCTACCGGCAACCTCGATACCGCCACAGGTGAGGAGATCATGGCCATCTTCCAGAGCCTCAACAATGCCGGAAAGACAGTTGTGATTGTTACCCACGAGCCTGACATAGCCCGGCACTGCAAGAGAATACTGCGTTTTCGAGATGGGCTGCTGGAATCTGACGAGATTGTGGAAAACCAGCTTATTGCAAAGACAAGAGAAGTGAGCAGGCAGTAGTATTCAGGGCAGGAATGCCCTTGAAGACTGGTCGGGGGTAAGAATACCCCCGACCAACAACTATTACTAGTGCCTGTTACCTAACACCTAACACCTATTTTTCCGGCTTCATCTGCGGGAATAGAATGACATCTCGAATTGCGTCCTGATCGGTAAAGAGCATTACCAACCGGTCGATGCCGAAGCCCAGCCCGCCGTTGGGCGGCATGCCGTATTCCATCGCTCTAACAAAGTCGTCGTCAGTAGGCTGCGTGTCTTCGTCGCCCTCTGCGCGCATTGCAGCCTGAGCCACAAAGCGTTCCTTCTGATCTATAGGATCATTAAGCTCTGAGTTGGCTTGAGCAATCTCCTTGCCGCCGATATAGAGGTCAAACCTGCGCACAAACTTATCGTTGCCGGGCACCTTCTTGGCCAGTGGAGAAGTCTCCAGAGGGAAGTCGGTGACAAATGTCGGCTGGATCAGGTGAGGCTCCACGAACCTCTCGTATATCTTCTCTATAATGCCGCCGACCACATGCTCGCCTTCAGTGGGCAGTCCGAGTTTTTCCATGGCTGCAAGCGCGCTAGCGAGGCTGTCAAATGCATCCGGCTTTATGCCGGAATATTTCTCTATACCTTCAAGAATCGGCATCCTGGTCCAGGGGGCGGTAAAGTCGATTGTCTGCCCCTGGTACGGGATCTTGGGCCCACCGTAGAGGGTCTTGCTGATATAGTTGAACAGCTCTTCGAAAAGACTCATCATATCTTCCAGGTTCGCGTATGCCTCATAGCTTTCGAGGAGAGTGAACTCCGGGTTATGGCGGGTCGAAAGGCCTTCATTTCTGAACACGCGCCCGATCTCATATACCTTTTCCAGCCCACCTATAATCAGGCGCTTGAGGTATAGTTCGAGAGATATTCTCAAGTGAAACTCGTGCTCAAGCGCGTTGTGATAAGTCAGAAAAGGCCTGGCTGCCGCGCCGCCCGCCACCGCCTGAAGCACAGGTGTCTCGACTTCAAGATATCCGCGGCTGTCATAGAAATCGCGAATTGC encodes:
- the lysS gene encoding lysine--tRNA ligase; amino-acid sequence: MEEHLIPEDELIKARVEKLEKMKSLGKDPFALEKYKRSAAVKSNDGNEKCVEPYSADVIAAYEENEPKEGEEAKAKVEVSLAGRVVSLRLMGKAAFVHIQDRKGRVQVYFKRDDLGDDYELVKLLDLGDFIGVTGYMFRTRTGEVSVHAGSITVLTKSIRPIPFGKEKGDQHWYGLQDVEQRYRQRHIDLITNAESRDTFIKRTMILRAIRDFYDSRGYLEVETPVLQAVAGGAAARPFLTYHNALEHEFHLRISLELYLKRLIIGGLEKVYEIGRVFRNEGLSTRHNPEFTLLESYEAYANLEDMMSLFEELFNYISKTLYGGPKIPYQGQTIDFTAPWTRMPILEGIEKYSGIKPDAFDSLASALAAMEKLGLPTEGEHVVGGIIEKIYERFVEPHLIQPTFVTDFPLETSPLAKKVPGNDKFVRRFDLYIGGKEIAQANSELNDPIDQKERFVAQAAMRAEGDEDTQPTDDDFVRAMEYGMPPNGGLGFGIDRLVMLFTDQDAIRDVILFPQMKPEK
- a CDS encoding ABC transporter ATP-binding protein, which produces MPLIEVIDLKKTYKIGSVEVPALRGVSFSVEPGEFVAIMGPSGSGKSTLMNIIGCLDRPTSGTYMLDDTDASKLSDAQRAHVRNRKIGFVFQSFNLLPKMSALKNTMLPMMYSSEPRDRKYARMALDSVGLAGRIHHTPMQLSGGEQQRVAIARALVNDPPVMFGDEPTGNLDTATGEEIMAIFQSLNNAGKTVVIVTHEPDIARHCKRILRFRDGLLESDEIVENQLIAKTREVSRQ